A genomic window from Cydia strobilella chromosome 26, ilCydStro3.1, whole genome shotgun sequence includes:
- the LOC134753239 gene encoding uncharacterized protein LOC134753239, with protein MDDLEKHASSYQQDQEILDARGINMTVEEVAGLPTVKYSDKVQSLQLNEEDLSFLKGLRRRIKNRLASQNSRRRSLEHLRRLTRELRCVRARRHAALAERRALLRRRDEQRDRCRALRLHMSLVLQERSDLSQLPDLDPLESPTPKEIKTPSSPDLSESYRDLERETTFECRIEKLVQKSVNHIFDKKKVSAKTVFLGDKKFQDAFIKDKIFDEKNCAFVKEEIFDDRKDFIKDEIRNAFINDSGIREEYDKVLKEENGGVLDLCVKAKRSHGRKQSAPRRIAYVDDYNDVVLDLKIKKENQ; from the exons ATGGATGATTTAGAGAAGCACGCTTCATCCTATCAGCAAGACCAGGAAATACTGGATG CGCGAGGCATCAACATGACAGTAGAGGAGGTGGCAGGGCTCCCGACGGTGAAGTACTCTGATAAAGTGCAGTCGCTGCAGCTCAACGAAGAGGACTTGTCGTTCCTAAAGGGGCTCCGGAGGCGGATCAAGAATCGG TTGGCCTCGCAGAACAGCCGGCGCCGCAGCCTGGAGCACCTGCGGCGCCTGACGCGCGAGCTGCGCtgcgtgcgcgcgcgccgccacgcCGCGCTCGCCGAGCGCCGCGCGCTGCTGCGCCGGCGCGACGAGCAGCGCGACCGCTGTCGGGCGTTGAGGCTGCATATGTCGCTG GTCTTACAGGAACGCTCAGACCTCTCTCAACTCCCAGACCTAGACCCTCTAGAATCTCCAACGCCCAAAGAAATCAAGACCCCCAGCTCCCCAGACCTCAGCGAGAGTTATCGAGACCTAGAAAGAGAGACCACTTTCGAATGTCGAATCGAAAAACTAGTTCAAAAGAGCGTCAACCATATTTTTGATAAGAAAAAAGTTTCAGCCAAAACTGTCTTCCTAGGTGACAAAAAATTTCAGGATGCCTTTATAAAGGACAaaatttttgatgaaaaaaacTGTGCCTTCGTAAAGGAAGAAATTTTTGATGACAGAAAAGACTTTATAAAGGATGAAATTAGAAATGCCTTTATAAATGACAGTGGGATAAGGGAGGAGTATGATAAGGTACtgaaagaggaaaatggggggGTACTGGATCTGTGCGTGAAGGCTAAGAGGAGTCACGGGAGGAAGCAGTCGGCGCCGCGGCGGATCGCGTACGTCGATGATTATAATG ATGTGGTCCTGGAtttgaaaataaagaaagaGAATCAGTGA